A stretch of Clostridium sp. BJN0001 DNA encodes these proteins:
- the yqfD gene encoding sporulation protein YqfD: MKSKMNIIRVRVSSKEILKLINVLWNKKIVMSNMIRVDLVTIEFDIPLKLYRKTVSTVKKLGGKIEIVSKSDIIKVVAIIRSNIWIIIGIVLFFITMYLLSLCIWRIDIKTQNNLTSYEIRKELKNIGIIEGTKKSDINVYDIEKKIENIDSEIMWIRIRVEGASLKVYVYEKVNPPIVKKENANAIVASMDGEIKRVYTSAGNSNVKPGDIVKKGDVLISDSEGREEMLKTVNPKGTVIANTFYQKFMEVDTSGKKLVKTGKTAEDIFLNIFGKKIYLKKVINKFDSYDKIEKRDPFINRVIYVEKKETDTNKSKDMIIEESVEKLKSTLKKSIPSTARIIDIKTETEDISENKTYVKVVFTVEQNIASYIQ; the protein is encoded by the coding sequence ATGAAAAGTAAAATGAATATAATACGAGTACGAGTAAGTTCTAAAGAGATACTAAAACTGATAAACGTTTTATGGAATAAGAAAATAGTAATGTCAAATATGATAAGAGTGGATCTTGTAACTATAGAATTTGATATACCATTAAAGTTATATAGAAAAACAGTATCAACAGTTAAAAAGCTTGGTGGAAAAATAGAAATTGTATCAAAAAGTGATATAATTAAGGTTGTTGCAATAATAAGAAGTAATATATGGATTATTATAGGAATAGTATTATTTTTTATTACTATGTATCTATTATCTTTATGTATATGGAGAATAGATATAAAGACGCAAAACAATTTAACATCGTATGAAATAAGAAAAGAATTAAAAAACATAGGAATTATAGAAGGTACAAAAAAATCTGATATAAATGTTTATGATATAGAAAAGAAAATTGAAAATATAGATTCTGAAATAATGTGGATAAGGATAAGAGTTGAAGGAGCTTCATTAAAAGTTTATGTATATGAAAAAGTAAATCCTCCTATTGTTAAAAAAGAAAATGCAAATGCTATTGTAGCATCAATGGATGGAGAAATAAAAAGAGTTTATACATCTGCAGGAAATTCAAATGTAAAACCGGGTGACATAGTAAAAAAAGGTGATGTGTTAATCTCAGATTCTGAAGGCAGAGAAGAAATGTTAAAGACAGTAAACCCTAAAGGAACTGTTATAGCTAATACATTTTATCAAAAATTTATGGAGGTTGATACATCAGGAAAGAAACTTGTAAAAACAGGGAAAACAGCAGAAGATATATTTTTAAATATATTTGGAAAAAAAATATATTTAAAAAAAGTTATAAATAAGTTTGATTCGTATGATAAAATAGAAAAAAGAGATCCTTTTATTAATAGAGTAATTTATGTTGAAAAAAAGGAAACTGATACTAATAAGAGTAAAGATATGATTATAGAAGAATCAGTAGAAAAATTAAAAAGTACTCTTAAAAAGAGTATCCCAAGTACGGCACGAATTATAGATATAAAAACTGAAACGGAAGATATTTCAGAAAATAAAACGTATGTAAAAGTAGTATTTACAGTTGAACAGAACATAGCATCATATATACAGTAA
- the yqfC gene encoding sporulation protein YqfC translates to MEKIFTKFDFPEDVSMDIPKVIILGNNQITIENHKGIMSFERNNVKINSKIGTVSIDGEEFEIIFIGENTITISGKFKGISYEK, encoded by the coding sequence ATGGAAAAGATATTTACTAAATTTGATTTCCCTGAAGATGTATCAATGGATATTCCTAAAGTTATTATCTTAGGCAATAATCAAATTACAATTGAAAATCATAAGGGAATTATGAGCTTTGAAAGAAATAATGTAAAGATTAATTCAAAGATAGGTACTGTTTCTATAGACGGTGAAGAATTTGAAATAATATTTATTGGTGAAAACACTATAACAATAAGTGGAAAGTTTAAAGGTATTTCATATGAAAAGTAA
- a CDS encoding GatB/YqeY domain-containing protein yields the protein MPAIKERLQEDWKNALKSKDKFTANVLSTAKAAVLLVEKTDNKTVTDDEAIKILAKEVKQRREAIVEFQKGNRQDLVDQNKKEIEILLKYLPQQLSEDEIKKIIKESAEEVGANSIKDMGKVMAKVRPQIVGKADGKLVSQIVKDYLNK from the coding sequence ATGCCAGCAATAAAAGAAAGATTGCAGGAAGATTGGAAGAATGCATTAAAGTCAAAAGACAAATTCACAGCAAATGTCTTAAGTACTGCAAAAGCAGCAGTTCTTTTAGTTGAAAAGACTGATAATAAAACTGTTACTGATGATGAAGCAATTAAGATATTGGCTAAAGAAGTTAAGCAGAGAAGAGAAGCTATAGTTGAGTTCCAAAAAGGAAACAGACAGGATTTAGTGGATCAGAACAAAAAAGAAATTGAAATCCTGCTTAAGTACCTTCCTCAGCAGTTAAGTGAAGATGAAATTAAAAAGATAATTAAAGAATCAGCTGAAGAAGTGGGTGCAAATAGCATTAAAGACATGGGAAAAGTTATGGCAAAGGTTAGACCTCAAATTGTAGGAAAAGCCGATGGCAAACTTGTTAGTCAGATTGTTAAAGATTATTTAAATAAATAG
- the rpsU gene encoding 30S ribosomal protein S21 yields the protein MSEIKVGENETLESALRRFKRKCARAGVLSEVRKREHYEKPSVKKKKKSEAARKRKFK from the coding sequence ATGTCAGAAATTAAAGTTGGAGAAAACGAAACACTAGAAAGTGCGTTAAGAAGATTTAAGAGAAAATGTGCTAGAGCTGGGGTTCTTTCTGAAGTTAGGAAGAGAGAACATTACGAAAAGCCAAGCGTAAAGAAAAAGAAGAAATCAGAAGCTGCTAGAAAGAGAAAGTTCAAATAG